A stretch of the Mycobacteroides immunogenum genome encodes the following:
- a CDS encoding NAD(P)-dependent oxidoreductase, translated as MSEAQTVSVIGLGPMGQATVKSLLKAGYRVTVWNRSSGKADAMVELGARKASNVAEALDAGAVTLLSLTHYAAMYDVLSQAALDGKTIINLSSDSPEKARAGAAWVTARGAAFVSAGYMSQGDDISHPLSYLLVSGPHQLVTAHEELLNALSPVHYVGPDYGFSQVYYQAGLTLLHPVMLSFEQALAMVERSGGDTERYVGYAVKFMDSMKEFLVQFAAAAKIGGVEDVAMLKMMDAGAQHIIDASEEVGVDATLSHAAQSMWRRAIDASDERGEIVSSYRLIRGD; from the coding sequence ATGTCTGAGGCACAAACCGTGAGCGTGATCGGGCTGGGCCCGATGGGTCAGGCCACCGTGAAATCGCTCCTCAAGGCCGGATACAGAGTCACCGTGTGGAATCGCAGCTCCGGCAAGGCCGACGCGATGGTGGAGCTCGGCGCACGAAAGGCGTCGAATGTCGCCGAGGCACTCGATGCCGGAGCGGTGACGCTCCTCAGCCTTACTCACTACGCGGCGATGTACGACGTGCTGAGCCAGGCCGCACTCGACGGCAAGACCATCATCAACTTGTCTTCCGACTCGCCAGAGAAGGCCCGCGCGGGCGCGGCCTGGGTCACCGCGCGCGGCGCCGCATTCGTATCGGCCGGATACATGTCTCAGGGGGACGACATCTCGCATCCGCTGTCGTACCTCCTCGTCAGCGGACCACATCAGCTCGTGACGGCCCACGAAGAACTACTCAACGCGCTGAGCCCGGTGCACTACGTCGGACCCGACTACGGCTTCTCGCAGGTGTACTACCAAGCGGGGCTGACCCTGCTACATCCCGTCATGCTGTCCTTCGAACAGGCACTGGCCATGGTGGAACGCTCCGGTGGCGACACCGAGCGCTACGTCGGATACGCGGTGAAATTCATGGATTCGATGAAGGAATTCCTCGTACAGTTCGCCGCGGCGGCCAAGATCGGCGGCGTCGAGGACGTCGCCATGCTCAAAATGATGGACGCCGGAGCCCAGCACATCATCGACGCCAGCGAGGAAGTCGGCGTCGATGCCACACTTTCCCATGCCGCACAATCGATGTGGCGGCGAGCTATCGATGCCAGCGATGAACGCGGTGAAATCGTGAGCAGCTACCGGCTGATCCGCGGCGACTGA
- a CDS encoding sulfurtransferase codes for MTLPADPSPEFAAYAHPERLVSADWLSGHLGTPGLSIVESDEDVLLYDIGHVPGAVKIDWHVDLNDGTVRDYIDGVQFAELMNRKGIRREDTVVIYGDKSNWWAAYALWVFTLFGHPDVRLLDGGRDLWISEGRDTTLDVPSKYTEGYPVVERNDAPIRAYADDVLAHLGRGPLVDVRSPAEYTGERTHMPDYPEEGALRGGHIPTAVSIPWAKAAAEDSRFRRRGELDEIYGDVIAADGDIVAYCRIGERSSHTWFVLTHLLGVEGVRNYDGSWTEWGNRVRTPIVKGDKPGAVPSTLTP; via the coding sequence GTGACCCTCCCGGCCGACCCCAGCCCCGAATTCGCCGCCTACGCCCATCCCGAACGCCTCGTCTCCGCCGACTGGCTCTCGGGACACCTGGGCACCCCCGGACTGTCCATCGTGGAGTCCGATGAGGATGTCCTTCTCTACGACATTGGGCACGTACCCGGCGCGGTGAAGATCGACTGGCACGTCGACCTGAACGATGGCACGGTCCGCGACTACATCGACGGCGTCCAGTTCGCAGAACTGATGAATCGCAAGGGAATCCGTCGCGAGGACACCGTCGTCATCTACGGCGACAAGTCCAACTGGTGGGCGGCATACGCGCTGTGGGTGTTCACCTTGTTCGGGCACCCCGACGTCCGGTTGCTGGACGGCGGGCGTGACCTCTGGATTTCCGAGGGCCGCGACACCACGCTCGATGTCCCGAGCAAGTACACCGAGGGATATCCCGTGGTGGAGCGCAACGACGCCCCCATCCGCGCCTACGCCGATGACGTGCTGGCCCATCTCGGCCGCGGTCCGCTGGTGGATGTGCGTTCACCTGCGGAGTACACCGGCGAACGCACGCACATGCCCGACTACCCGGAAGAGGGTGCGCTGCGCGGCGGACACATCCCCACCGCCGTCTCGATCCCCTGGGCCAAGGCCGCTGCCGAAGACAGCCGGTTCCGCCGCCGCGGTGAACTTGACGAGATCTACGGTGACGTCATCGCCGCGGACGGCGACATCGTCGCGTACTGCCGCATCGGCGAGCGTTCCAGCCACACCTGGTTTGTCCTGACCCATCTGTTGGGTGTCGAAGGTGTCCGTAATTACGACGGGTCCTGGACCGAATGGGGCAACCGGGTACGGACCCCGATCGTCAAGGGCGACAAGCCCGGCGCCGTGCCCTCCACACTGACACCGTGA
- a CDS encoding SufE family protein has protein sequence MTLPAALAEIVADFKAVDGQDKLQLLLEFSSELPELPSHLEQAAMEPVPECQSPLFLDVDASDRDEVRLYFSAPAEAPTTRGFASILQQGLDGQPADTILAVPDDFYTDLGLADLISPLRLRGMSAMLTRIKRRLS, from the coding sequence GTGACGCTGCCCGCCGCGCTCGCCGAGATCGTCGCCGACTTCAAGGCCGTCGACGGGCAGGACAAGTTGCAGCTGCTGCTGGAGTTCTCCAGCGAATTGCCCGAGTTGCCATCACATTTAGAGCAGGCGGCGATGGAGCCGGTGCCGGAGTGTCAGTCACCGTTGTTCCTGGACGTCGATGCCAGTGACCGCGACGAGGTCCGGCTGTACTTCAGCGCACCCGCCGAGGCCCCGACGACGCGTGGCTTCGCCTCGATCTTGCAGCAGGGGCTCGACGGTCAACCGGCCGACACAATTCTGGCGGTGCCCGACGACTTCTATACCGATCTCGGATTGGCGGACTTGATCAGCCCGCTACGGCTGCGTGGGATGTCGGCGATGTTGACCCGAATCAAGCGGAGACTGTCCTGA
- a CDS encoding acetyl/propionyl/methylcrotonyl-CoA carboxylase subunit alpha, producing the protein MPNHASSKISKVLVANRGEIAVRVIRAAKDAGLGSVAIYAEPDADAPHVHLADEAFGIGGNTAAESYLDFGKILEAAEKSGANAIHPGYGFLSENADFAQAVIDAGLIWIGPSPQSIRDLGDKVTARHIAARAQAPLVPGTPDPVKDADEVVAFAKEHGLPIAIKAAFGGGGRGMKVARTLEEVPELFESATREAVAAFGRGECFVERYLDKPRHVEAQVIADTHGNVVVAGTRDCSLQRRFQKLVEEAPAPFLTDAQRKEIHESAKRICKEAGYYGAGTVEYLVGQDGLISFLEVNTRLQVEHPVTEETAGVDLVLEQFKIANGEALQFTEDPEPRGHSIEFRINGEDAGRNFLPAPGPVKVYDTPTGPGVRLDSGVQAGSVIGGQFDSMLAKLIVTGRDRNEALARSRRALAEFNVEGLATVIPFHRAVVSDPAFIGDEDGFTVHTRWIETEWNNTVEPFTADGEAAEEDETQPRQKLVVEVGGRRLEVSLPGDISLGGGGGGSANGVVKKKPKARKRGGHGGGAATGDSVTAPMQGTVVKVAVEEGQEVEAGELIVVLEAMKMENPVTAHKAGTITGLSVEAGAAITQGTVIAEIK; encoded by the coding sequence GTGCCCAATCACGCCAGCTCGAAGATCAGCAAGGTACTCGTCGCCAACCGCGGCGAGATTGCGGTTCGGGTGATCCGCGCGGCGAAGGACGCTGGACTGGGTAGCGTCGCGATCTACGCCGAACCCGACGCCGATGCCCCCCACGTCCACCTCGCCGACGAGGCCTTCGGCATCGGCGGTAACACCGCCGCCGAGTCCTACCTGGACTTCGGCAAGATCCTGGAGGCCGCCGAGAAGTCGGGCGCCAACGCCATCCACCCCGGCTACGGCTTCCTGTCGGAGAACGCCGACTTCGCCCAGGCCGTCATCGACGCCGGGCTGATCTGGATCGGGCCCAGCCCGCAGTCCATCCGCGACCTCGGCGACAAGGTCACCGCCCGCCACATCGCGGCGCGCGCACAGGCCCCGCTGGTACCCGGCACCCCGGACCCCGTGAAGGACGCCGACGAGGTCGTCGCCTTCGCCAAGGAGCACGGCCTGCCGATCGCCATCAAGGCCGCCTTCGGTGGTGGTGGCCGCGGCATGAAGGTCGCCCGCACCCTCGAAGAGGTGCCCGAGCTGTTCGAGTCCGCCACCCGCGAGGCCGTCGCCGCCTTCGGCCGCGGCGAGTGCTTCGTGGAGCGCTACCTGGACAAGCCGCGCCACGTGGAGGCCCAGGTCATCGCCGATACCCACGGCAATGTCGTGGTCGCCGGTACCCGCGACTGCTCACTTCAGCGCCGCTTCCAGAAGCTCGTTGAGGAGGCCCCCGCGCCGTTCCTGACCGACGCTCAGCGCAAGGAGATCCACGAGTCCGCCAAGCGCATCTGCAAGGAGGCCGGTTACTACGGTGCCGGCACCGTCGAGTACCTGGTGGGCCAGGACGGCCTGATCTCGTTCCTTGAGGTCAACACGCGTCTGCAGGTGGAACACCCGGTCACCGAGGAGACCGCGGGCGTCGACCTGGTGCTCGAGCAGTTCAAGATCGCCAACGGCGAGGCACTGCAGTTCACCGAGGACCCCGAGCCGCGTGGCCACTCGATCGAGTTCCGCATCAACGGCGAGGACGCCGGCCGCAACTTCCTGCCGGCCCCCGGCCCGGTGAAGGTGTACGACACCCCCACCGGCCCCGGCGTGCGCCTGGATTCCGGCGTGCAGGCCGGTTCGGTGATCGGCGGTCAGTTCGACTCGATGCTGGCCAAGCTCATCGTGACGGGCCGCGACCGCAACGAGGCCCTGGCCCGTTCGCGTCGTGCGCTGGCCGAATTCAATGTCGAGGGCTTGGCCACCGTCATCCCGTTCCACCGCGCCGTGGTCTCCGACCCGGCCTTCATCGGCGACGAGGACGGCTTCACCGTCCACACTCGCTGGATCGAGACCGAGTGGAACAACACCGTCGAGCCGTTCACCGCTGACGGCGAGGCGGCCGAAGAGGACGAGACCCAGCCCCGGCAGAAGCTGGTTGTCGAGGTCGGCGGCCGCCGCCTTGAGGTGTCGCTGCCCGGTGACATCTCGCTCGGTGGCGGCGGTGGCGGCAGCGCCAACGGCGTTGTCAAGAAGAAGCCCAAGGCCCGCAAGCGCGGCGGCCACGGCGGCGGCGCTGCCACCGGTGATTCGGTGACCGCACCGATGCAGGGCACCGTCGTCAAGGTCGCGGTCGAAGAGGGCCAAGAGGTCGAGGCCGGCGAGCTGATCGTGGTGCTGGAGGCCATGAAGATGGAGAACCCCGTCACCGCGCACAAGGCCGGCACCATCACCGGCTTGAGCGTCGAGGCCGGCGCCGCCATCACCCAGGGCACGGTCATCGCCGAAATCAAGTAA
- a CDS encoding pyridoxamine 5'-phosphate oxidase family protein, whose translation MALAAELIDFVTTHPDAAMITLRDNGTPHMARIEICVVDGRLRATGAPTLVRTRNLRRDPRCSLFVFGPHPLWLGLETDATIVEGEVGDDLIRLLRARHGIDPGGTVLAHDDELGHDRPYTESEYLAHARATELLIYDFGVLKAYGNYLSA comes from the coding sequence ATGGCGCTAGCCGCGGAGCTTATCGACTTCGTCACCACGCATCCCGACGCCGCGATGATTACGTTGCGCGACAACGGAACACCACACATGGCGCGCATCGAGATCTGCGTTGTCGACGGTCGGCTGCGCGCCACCGGCGCACCCACGCTGGTGCGAACGCGAAATCTCCGCCGCGATCCTCGCTGCTCGTTGTTCGTGTTCGGCCCACATCCGCTATGGCTCGGGCTGGAGACCGATGCAACCATCGTCGAGGGCGAGGTCGGTGACGATCTGATCCGGCTGCTGCGCGCCCGCCACGGCATCGACCCTGGGGGCACCGTGCTGGCCCATGACGACGAGCTCGGACACGATCGTCCATACACAGAATCCGAGTATCTGGCACATGCCCGCGCCACCGAGCTCCTCATTTACGACTTCGGGGTGCTGAAGGCGTACGGGAACTACCTATCCGCGTGA
- a CDS encoding NADPH-dependent FMN reductase gives MNTSTTPLRLAVICASTRDGRFGPTVANWIAQSARVHPAFDVGYIDLADYPLPLHLSRRPEAQDAAQLARVTARLRIADAFLVVTPEYNHSFPAPLKNLIDWHHSEWQAKPVGFTSYGGISGGLRAIEQLRLVFAELHAVTTRDVVSFHGVWSQFDDEGRLIDSRDAETAAKTMLDELAWWGAALRTARQDAPYAW, from the coding sequence GTGAACACGTCGACCACCCCGTTGCGCCTTGCCGTGATCTGCGCCAGCACTCGCGACGGCCGATTCGGCCCCACCGTGGCGAATTGGATCGCACAGAGTGCTCGCGTCCACCCGGCCTTTGACGTCGGCTACATCGACCTCGCGGACTACCCGCTGCCCCTTCACCTTTCCAGACGGCCGGAGGCCCAGGACGCCGCCCAGCTGGCGAGAGTGACGGCGCGCCTGCGCATCGCCGATGCCTTTCTCGTGGTCACGCCGGAGTACAACCACAGCTTCCCGGCACCGCTGAAGAATCTGATCGACTGGCACCACAGCGAATGGCAGGCCAAGCCGGTCGGATTCACCTCCTACGGCGGGATATCGGGAGGATTGCGTGCCATCGAACAGTTGCGGCTGGTGTTCGCCGAACTGCACGCCGTGACAACCCGGGATGTGGTGAGCTTCCACGGCGTCTGGAGCCAGTTCGACGATGAGGGCCGGCTTATCGACAGCCGCGACGCCGAGACCGCCGCCAAGACGATGCTTGACGAACTGGCGTGGTGGGGTGCCGCGCTGCGGACAGCGCGGCAGGACGCCCCCTATGCCTGGTGA
- the lat gene encoding L-lysine 6-transaminase, with product MTPDRVHEVLRRSILADGMDLVLDLERSRGAHLVDARDGTTYLDMFTFFASSALGMNHPMLAEDEEFLAELRVAAINKPSNSDIYTVEMARFVDTFARVLGDPALPHLFFVDGGALAVENALKVAFDWKSRWNEAHGIDPELGTKVLHLREAFHGRSGYTMSLTNTDPNKVARFPKFDWPRIDTPYVRPDADIEELEALALAQARRAFAENPHDIACFIAEPIQGEGGDHHFRPEFFHAMRALCHENDALFIFDEVQTGCGLTGAAWAFQQLGVTPDILAFGKKTQVCGVMAGGRVDEVADNVFAVSSRINSTWGGNLVDMVRSRRILEVIESQRLFGNAMRMGEYLLERLLTLAMRNDEISDVRGRGLMCAFSLPTPEERDRLVERLWADERVILLPSGTNSVRFRPPLIVSAEEIDAAVAAVSRVLSHQA from the coding sequence GTGACGCCGGATCGGGTGCATGAAGTGCTGCGGCGCAGCATTCTGGCCGACGGAATGGACCTGGTGCTCGATCTGGAGCGTTCCCGTGGGGCGCACCTGGTGGACGCGCGCGACGGGACCACCTATCTGGACATGTTCACGTTCTTCGCGTCTTCGGCGCTGGGCATGAACCACCCGATGCTCGCCGAAGACGAAGAATTCCTGGCGGAGCTTCGGGTGGCAGCCATCAACAAGCCGAGTAATTCCGACATATACACCGTCGAGATGGCCCGATTTGTTGACACATTCGCGCGCGTACTCGGTGACCCGGCCCTCCCGCATCTGTTCTTCGTCGACGGCGGAGCACTTGCCGTTGAGAACGCGCTGAAGGTGGCCTTCGACTGGAAGAGCAGGTGGAACGAGGCGCACGGGATCGATCCGGAGTTGGGCACCAAGGTGTTACACCTACGCGAGGCATTCCATGGCCGCAGCGGATACACGATGTCCTTGACCAATACCGACCCCAACAAGGTGGCGCGGTTCCCTAAGTTCGACTGGCCGCGAATCGACACTCCGTACGTGCGTCCCGATGCGGATATCGAGGAGCTGGAGGCGCTGGCGCTGGCGCAGGCGCGGCGTGCATTTGCCGAAAACCCACACGACATCGCATGTTTCATCGCTGAGCCAATCCAGGGTGAGGGGGGAGATCACCACTTCCGCCCGGAGTTCTTCCATGCCATGCGGGCGCTCTGCCACGAGAACGACGCCCTGTTCATCTTTGACGAGGTGCAGACCGGATGCGGGCTCACCGGAGCCGCCTGGGCATTCCAGCAACTGGGGGTGACTCCGGACATCCTGGCCTTCGGTAAGAAGACCCAGGTGTGTGGTGTCATGGCAGGAGGCCGGGTCGACGAGGTGGCGGACAACGTCTTCGCCGTCAGCTCTCGGATCAACTCCACCTGGGGTGGAAACCTCGTCGACATGGTGCGCTCCCGTCGCATCCTGGAAGTGATTGAGTCGCAACGACTTTTCGGGAACGCCATGCGGATGGGTGAGTATCTGCTGGAACGCCTGCTGACTCTCGCGATGCGGAATGACGAGATCAGTGACGTGCGGGGCCGCGGGTTGATGTGTGCGTTCAGTCTGCCCACACCCGAGGAGCGCGACCGTCTAGTCGAACGACTGTGGGCCGATGAGCGGGTGATCCTGCTGCCCAGCGGCACGAACAGCGTGCGGTTCCGGCCGCCGCTGATCGTCAGTGCCGAGGAGATCGACGCCGCGGTGGCCGCGGTGTCGAGGGTGTTGTCTCACCAGGCATAG
- a CDS encoding Lrp/AsnC family transcriptional regulator, protein MTVDTERTPERPLDDVDRILVRELARDGRATLAHLAAKAGLSISAVQTRVRRLEARGVLAGYAARVNPESVGQLLSAFVAITPLDPSQPDDAPARLEHIDAIESCYSVAGEESYILLVRVPSPRALEELLQLIRSTANVRTRSTIILQTFYDGRQLVP, encoded by the coding sequence GTGACTGTGGATACCGAGAGGACGCCAGAGCGCCCACTCGACGATGTCGATCGAATTCTGGTGCGCGAGTTGGCTCGCGATGGCCGGGCGACTCTTGCGCATTTGGCCGCCAAAGCGGGACTGTCGATCTCGGCAGTACAAACCCGGGTGCGGCGGCTGGAGGCCCGTGGGGTTCTTGCCGGGTACGCGGCACGCGTCAACCCCGAGTCGGTCGGCCAGCTGCTGTCGGCGTTCGTGGCCATCACCCCTCTCGATCCTTCTCAACCTGATGATGCTCCGGCGCGGCTCGAGCACATCGACGCCATTGAGTCTTGCTACTCGGTGGCCGGCGAGGAGAGCTACATCCTCCTGGTACGGGTGCCGTCACCGCGTGCGCTCGAGGAACTGCTGCAGCTGATCCGCAGCACAGCCAACGTCCGCACGCGAAGCACCATCATCTTACAAACTTTTTACGATGGTCGCCAGCTCGTGCCGTAA
- the hglS gene encoding 2-oxoadipate dioxygenase/decarboxylase, with protein MTALIQCWELRARFAAALSQMYGTEVPAYNTLVEVSSAVNQSYATTHPDAERLGSVERVTAERHGAIRVGSPRELAAVAELFEAFGMYPVDFYDLRDAASPVPVVSTAFRPIDENELALNPFRVFTSMLATGDRRFFDADLRARVEHFVQRRELFDPALLAHARLISAAGGSTPAQADDFIAEAVKAFALSTKPIDRAWYEELSAISPVAADIAGVDGTHINHLTPRVLEIDDLYHRMTARGITMIDAIQGPPRWRGPDVLLRQTSFRALAEPRHFRMSDGSVVSDALRVRFGEVEARGIALTPAGRSRYDKAMAAIDAAQAHPEQAATIWADHFPDTEAGLAEQELAYFRTDTGPAGEIVRTPVVYEDFLPRSAAGIFRSNLDDDGAYGDSADASATDYSKEWMAGAIGRDIHDPYMLYAAIAAQSDLVTGAHR; from the coding sequence ATGACAGCTCTCATCCAATGCTGGGAGCTCCGGGCCCGTTTCGCCGCAGCGCTCTCGCAGATGTACGGCACAGAGGTTCCCGCGTACAACACCTTGGTAGAGGTGAGTAGCGCGGTGAACCAGAGCTACGCCACAACACATCCCGATGCCGAACGACTCGGGTCTGTCGAGCGGGTGACCGCCGAGCGTCACGGCGCGATCCGGGTCGGCAGCCCCCGGGAACTGGCCGCTGTTGCCGAGCTGTTCGAAGCATTCGGGATGTACCCCGTCGATTTCTATGACCTGCGTGACGCCGCGTCGCCGGTACCCGTCGTCTCCACCGCATTCCGGCCGATCGATGAAAATGAGCTGGCACTCAACCCATTCCGGGTATTCACCTCGATGCTGGCAACCGGTGATCGCCGATTCTTCGATGCGGATTTGCGTGCCAGGGTGGAGCACTTCGTGCAACGTCGCGAGCTGTTCGACCCAGCCCTGCTCGCGCACGCACGGCTGATCAGCGCCGCGGGCGGCTCCACTCCCGCACAGGCCGATGACTTCATCGCCGAGGCGGTCAAGGCCTTCGCGCTCTCGACCAAGCCCATCGACCGCGCTTGGTACGAAGAGCTTTCCGCGATCTCACCGGTCGCCGCCGACATCGCCGGCGTGGACGGCACCCACATCAACCACCTCACACCGCGCGTGCTCGAAATAGACGACCTCTACCACCGCATGACGGCACGCGGGATCACCATGATCGACGCGATCCAAGGCCCGCCCCGATGGCGGGGCCCCGATGTGCTGCTGCGGCAGACGTCGTTCCGGGCGCTGGCAGAACCGCGCCATTTCCGCATGAGCGACGGTTCCGTGGTGAGCGACGCACTACGGGTCCGGTTCGGCGAGGTCGAAGCCCGGGGCATAGCGCTCACCCCCGCGGGTCGCTCCCGCTACGACAAGGCCATGGCCGCGATCGACGCCGCCCAAGCACATCCCGAACAGGCCGCGACCATCTGGGCGGACCACTTTCCGGATACCGAAGCAGGGCTGGCCGAGCAGGAACTCGCGTACTTCCGCACCGATACCGGCCCGGCGGGAGAGATCGTCCGTACTCCCGTCGTGTACGAGGATTTCCTGCCGCGCTCGGCCGCCGGAATCTTCCGATCCAACCTTGATGACGACGGCGCCTACGGGGACAGTGCCGACGCATCAGCCACCGACTACTCGAAGGAATGGATGGCCGGCGCCATAGGCCGGGACATCCACGATCCGTACATGCTGTACGCAGCCATCGCCGCACAATCCGATCTCGTGACAGGAGCACACCGATGA